GTCATTGGCATCGGCGATGACATGATTATTGGTGATGATGATCCCCGACGGGTCGATGACGAAGCCGGAGCCGAGTGAATTGGTTTTGCGCTCGGCCCGCGGCGGCATCGGCGCGTCGGGGCCGCCCTTGCGATGGCGGCGCATATATTCTTGGAACAATTGATCGAATGGTGTGCCTGGCGTATTGGGCCCACCCGCGCTTTTCTCTTCAAAGTCTTGCGTCGCGGAAATGTTCACCACCGCGTCGCTGACTTGTGCGGCGAGATCGGCAAGCGAATCCGGTCCCCGCGCGAGCGCCGCCTGCGAACCGATCCCAGGCAGCAGTCCGATGCCGAACAGCGCCACCAGCACGGCGAAGCTTTTGCGCGCGTTGGTCGCGCCGGCCGTCAAGAATGCCAGACCTGAGCGTGCCGCCGCACCCGCGGCTGGACGCGACTTTGCCAAATCGAAATTCACAAATGCACCCATGAAAGATCTCCTGCACGCGGCATTCGCCGGAAAGCTGTGGAAGTGCATTCGGGCCGCCGTTTAACTTTCAACTGCGACGGAAAGTTGCCGCAGCGCGATCAGGCATCTTTAATGATCGGTGAATTGAGGCGGAATTCGGCGCATGTCGACAAACGGGGCGCGAATAGGCGGCCGTGTCCTCCATCGAGATTGCGCGCCTGCGGCCTTGGCGAGCGGCATTGGCTCCGAGCGGCATTGGCTCAATGAGCGGCCGCCGGCATGTCGGCTGGCGGCTTTGCCGCGCTGCTTTCGAGATTCCCGCCCGGCTGGCCTGTGGGCCGCTCGAAATAATGGAAAAACGCCGACTTCGGCGTCAAAACAAAGCGTGTGTCGCTGGATTTGAGCGCCGTATCATAGGCCTGCATGGACCTGTAGAAGGCAAAGAATTGCGGGTCTTTGGAATAGGCGGCGGCGAATATCTTGTTGCGTTGGGCATCGCCCTGGCCCCGCATCTGGTCGGCCTTTTGCTGTGCATCGGCGAGGAGAACCACGACGTCACGGTCGGCCTTGGCCCGGATTTCCTGGGCCTGCTCGCTGCCTTGGGCGCGATTGAGGGCCGCTTCGCGCGCCCATTCGCTCTGCATCCGGCTAAAGACCTTGTCGGAGATCTGTTTTGGCAGATCGGCGCGTCTGATCCGCGTATCGATTGCGAGAACGCCGAGTTTCTGGCTCTCGATATTCACTTGTTTGCGGATATCGCCCATGAGCTTTTCGCGCTCGACGCTGACGATCTGCTTCAAATCGGCATCGCCGAGAACACGGCGCACGGCAGAATTCAAGATGAATCCGAGCTGGACTTTGCCACGCCGGATTGTTCCCACCGATTGATAGAATTTGAGCGGGTCGACGATCTTGTAGCGCAAAAAGGCATCGACATCGATCCGCGTATTGTCGGAAGCAAGCACTTCCTGCTTGGGCATTTCGAGGTCGAGGATACGGTTGTCGAGAAACACGACATTTTCGACGAACGGGATTTTGAAGTGGAGGCCCGGCTGGCTCACGAGGCCCCGGCCTGCGACCGGCTGGCCAAATCGCAGAACCAGTGCATTCTCGGTTTGCGTAACGATGAAGGTCGAAGCGCTGAGGACGACGAGCGCAAGCGCGACCGCGATCAAAATCAGGAAATTTGTTGCGCCCTTCATTTCTGCGCTCCGCTGAAAGACTGCGGTGCCAGTTGCGACAACGGCAGATAAGGAATGACGCCGGATCCATTCGTGCTGTCGATAATCACCTTGTTCGACGCGCCGAGCACTTTTTCCATGGTTTCGAGATACATGCGCTCGCGCGTCACCGCCGGCGCGTTCTTATATTGGGCGTAGATCTGGTCGAACCGCGAGGTTTCGCCGGTCGCTTGCGCCACCGTCTGCAGGCGATAGCCTTCCGCCTCCTGAAGAATTGCCGCGGCCTTACCGCGTGCCGTCGGCACGACGCGGTTGGCATAGCCTTGCGCCTCATTGCGTATGCGGTCGGCATCCTGCTGCGCCGCGATCACATCCCGGAAGGAAGCGATGACCTGCTCGGGCGGCTCGACCGATTGCAACTGCACCTGAAGGACGAGCACGCCAGCCTTGTAGCTGTCGAGAATCTTCTGCATCAAGTCCTGAACTTCCGGCTCGATCGTTTTCCGTCCGGCGGTCAATATGTTCTGGATCTGGCTGCGGCCGATGACCTCGCGCATGGCGCTTTCGGCGACCGCCTTCACGGTCTCGCGTTGATCGGCGACATTGAAGGCATAATATTCCGGATGAGCCGGATCGATCTGCCAGATCACCACGAATTTCACATCGGCGATATTTTGGTCGCTCGCCAGCATCAGGCTCTCTTCCGGCAGATCGACCTGACTGAGCGCGCCGGGATTTTGGAGATCGGGCCGCAAGACGAAGCCGATATTGGTCGCATTGCGATCGGTGACCTCGAGCTTGTCGACCGAACCGATTGGATAGGGCAGATTATAATTGAGGCCTGAGGCTGTCTTGCCCGTATAGCTGCCGAAAATCATGTTGAGGCCGACCTCATTGGGGCCGACCGTATAAAATCCCGACAAGAGCCAGAGGAGCACGCCGACGAGTGCGAAGGCGAGCAGGCTGCGACCGCCAATGCCGCCGCCGGGCATCCATTGCTTGAGCTTGTCCTGAATGCGCCGCAGCCATTCTTCGAGATCCGGCTGCGGCGGCGGATTGGGTCCTTGGCCCCAAGGTCCTTGTCCACCGGGCTTCCAGGGACCGCCGCCATTGCCGCCAGTCTTGCCGTCATTGCTCCAGGGCATACCGTCCTCGTGGTCGTGGTCCGCCGGCGCGGCCGCTCGAAGCGCTGTTCTAAAGCAGATCCCGGCAAGCGGAAAGCGCCAATCCAGACATGTCGCGACATAGCTCTTCGCCGAAACGGCCTGCCGATCATGTCCATCCGCATCGTAAAGGGATGAATCGGGCGTGTCGCCCTCGGCGCAATCGCGACGGCCTGCGACTTTATCGAGCAGAGTGCGCGCTACCCTTTGCTCCGATCACGTCTGACAAAATCGACGAAAGAAAAGCCGACTTCGTCACCCTTTTGCGGTAGATACGCTTCTCGCCGGACCTCTTGCCATTGCGACCAATCTATGGCGGGAAAAAAAGCATCGCCTTCGGGGGTGCCTTGCACGAAGGTCACATACATCCGATCGGCGCGATCGATGAGCGCGGTGAAAATCTCGCCGCCGCCGGCCAGCATGATTTCATCGGCGCCCATCTCGGTCGCGCGTGCCAGCGCGAGCGCCAAAGCCGCATCGATAGTTTCGGCGCGATGGACGCCAGGGGGCAGCGTGAAAGCGGCGTCGCGCGAGACGACGATCGTATCCCGGCCGGGCAAGGCGCGACCGATCGACTGGAACGTCTTGCGCCCCATGATCAGCGGCTTCCCCATCGTGAGCGCGCGAAAACGCTTGAGATCGCTGGAAATGTGCCAGGGCAGGCTGTTGCCTTTTCCGATCACGCCGTTTTCGGCCAGGGCCACGATGAGAGCAAGCGGTGGAGTCATGATGTCCCTGCTTTACCGCCGAAATCGATTAAAGCCGCCCCGTCGAGCCGGCAGATGGTCCAGTCCTGCAGCAGCTTGGCGCCGACCTTCTCATAGAAACCGATCGCAGGCGCATTCCAATTCAGCACGGCCCATTCGAGCCGGCCGAGTTTTTCGTCGCGGCAGCGGCGCGCCACAGACATGAGCAAAGCCCGGCCGACGCCCTGGCCGCGCAGGTGTCCGCGTACATAAAGGTCTTCGATCCATATGCCGTGACGGCCGCGAAAGGTCGAGAACGTGTAGAACCATAAGACGAAGCCCGCGACGGCGCCGTCATATTCGGCGATCATGCAGAAGGCGCGGGGCGGCTCTGCGAAGAGCGCCGCCGCGATCATGTCTTCATCCGCCGCGACCTCCTGCGTCAGCTTTTCATAGGCCGCGAGTTCGCCGATCAAGGCGAAGATCAGCGGCGCATCGGTGGGCACGGCGGGACGAAGACGAATATGCGCGTCGGTCATGAGCTGGGAACCATTGGGACCAATGCCGGCTCATAAGGCTTCTGCCGCTTTATGCAAAGGCCCCGACGATGCTCATGCGATGGCTGCGAGCATCGCTTACGGGTTGCGGCGCGAAAACGAGACGGCATAGGCGCCATCGCGGACGTCGATCAGCGGATCGTCGGATTTTTCTATGCCGTCGACGAGCTGGCCCGGCAGAAACAAGAGCTTCTTCTGTGCCGCCATACTGTCTGGCACGGCCTTGTCGATGGTCAGCACGCCGAGATCGACGACACGCCGATCGGCGGGCCAGGGCTTGCTCGGATCTTTGGTCTGATCGGCCGGCGCTGCAAGCTGTGCTTCGAGATGAAACGTCACCGGCCCATGTGCGAGACGTTGTGGCAACTCGTCCATCAGGAAATTCGCAGGTTTCTTCGCCGCCTCAGCGGCGGTGAGATGAACGAGTTTTTCAGGCGCCACGATATAGCGCACCGCCTGCTTCTCGCCGGCCTTGTCTGTGAAAACGAAGGCATCGATCCCGAAATAATGTTCATCGGCGAAACTGTCCGGCGTCGCAACCGTCGCTAAAGCGGCGGGAACGCTTGGATGGTTCTTGGCGAAAGCCTCGAATTTCGTCGGCTTCGGCGCATCGGCGGGGCTGGCGGCGATCGCGAGCAGGAGATCGCGGAAATCGGCGCCGGTCGCGACCGGAAAGAATGCGAGCGAGTTGAGCACCATGTCGGTGTCGCCACCGTCGGCCAGATGATATTTGATCGCGATCCCGTGCGGCGAGGCCTTCGGCGATCCATCCGGAATGCTTGGCAGGCCGCCCGAATCGGAGAAACGCACCGTCACAGGAATTGTCTTGCCGTTGAAGATGATCGCCTTGCTCAGTTTGGCGGCCTCGGGCGAAGCCTTGAAATGACCCTCGACGACGACGCCTTTGGCATGATTGGCGCGAAAGCCCGGATGCACGCCGAAGAGCTTGTTCAAGACATTGACGATTTGAACCTCGACCGGCTGATCCTCGGCCTGGCAAATATTGACGCCGGCAAGCCAGATGATCGAGGCTGCCATGGCCAAATGTTTTGTCCGCAACATCGCAAATTTTCTCCGTTGAAGGCGCAGCTCGCCGCCGATCTTCTCCCGATAGGAAGGATAGAACCGACCCGGCGAAGGTGATCTTAAAAAATAATATTAACCGTTAGCCGCGACACCCACGTGTCTGTCGGGTCTCGCAGCGGAGACTTTGCACTCTGGCTCACGCAAATATGATTGCGTTAACCTGAATTGGATAGCTTCCGCTCCGGGTCCATCCGCGAATGGCACTGACGGGCATTCAGAGACGCCTCAGATTTTCGCCTCTTCTTGTGGCCGGTTCGGCCGGTGCCTTATGCGTGTCTTGGCATGATTGCATTACCCTTCATTTTGAACAGCCTGTTCAATTTCGCCATCGGCCTGCTCGTGGCGAAATTTCTCGGGCCGTCCGAATATGGCCGTTATGCGCTGGCGCTCTCGATCGCGGTGGTGCTGCAGACATTGGGGCTCGACTGGCTGCGGCTCTCGGCGACGCGCTTCTATTCCGAGCACGATCGGCGGCATCGGCCGCAGATCCGCGCGACGCTCGATGTGATTTTCGCGGCGATCGCTTGCGTTGCCCTGCTCGCGGCGATCGGCATTGCCGTCTCCGGGCTCAATCTGCCGCTCTCGCCGGCGCTCGTCAGCTTGGCAATTGGCACGGCGGTCGCCAGCGGCCTGTTCGAATTCGCGACGGCTCTGATCCGTGCCCGCTTTCTTGATCGGAGCTATGCAAAGCTTGTCGTCGTCAGGACGCTTCTGTCCATCGTTCTGACTGTGGGTGGCGCTTGGTATTTCGGTTCCGCGAAAGTGGCGCTCATCGGCGTGATTTTGAGCGTCGTCGG
The window above is part of the Methylovirgula sp. HY1 genome. Proteins encoded here:
- the hflC gene encoding protease modulator HflC, with translation MKGATNFLILIAVALALVVLSASTFIVTQTENALVLRFGQPVAGRGLVSQPGLHFKIPFVENVVFLDNRILDLEMPKQEVLASDNTRIDVDAFLRYKIVDPLKFYQSVGTIRRGKVQLGFILNSAVRRVLGDADLKQIVSVEREKLMGDIRKQVNIESQKLGVLAIDTRIRRADLPKQISDKVFSRMQSEWAREAALNRAQGSEQAQEIRAKADRDVVVLLADAQQKADQMRGQGDAQRNKIFAAAYSKDPQFFAFYRSMQAYDTALKSSDTRFVLTPKSAFFHYFERPTGQPGGNLESSAAKPPADMPAAAH
- the hflK gene encoding FtsH protease activity modulator HflK; translation: MPWSNDGKTGGNGGGPWKPGGQGPWGQGPNPPPQPDLEEWLRRIQDKLKQWMPGGGIGGRSLLAFALVGVLLWLLSGFYTVGPNEVGLNMIFGSYTGKTASGLNYNLPYPIGSVDKLEVTDRNATNIGFVLRPDLQNPGALSQVDLPEESLMLASDQNIADVKFVVIWQIDPAHPEYYAFNVADQRETVKAVAESAMREVIGRSQIQNILTAGRKTIEPEVQDLMQKILDSYKAGVLVLQVQLQSVEPPEQVIASFRDVIAAQQDADRIRNEAQGYANRVVPTARGKAAAILQEAEGYRLQTVAQATGETSRFDQIYAQYKNAPAVTRERMYLETMEKVLGASNKVIIDSTNGSGVIPYLPLSQLAPQSFSGAQK
- a CDS encoding dihydrofolate reductase; translated protein: MTPPLALIVALAENGVIGKGNSLPWHISSDLKRFRALTMGKPLIMGRKTFQSIGRALPGRDTIVVSRDAAFTLPPGVHRAETIDAALALALARATEMGADEIMLAGGGEIFTALIDRADRMYVTFVQGTPEGDAFFPAIDWSQWQEVRREAYLPQKGDEVGFSFVDFVRRDRSKG
- a CDS encoding GNAT family N-acetyltransferase → MTDAHIRLRPAVPTDAPLIFALIGELAAYEKLTQEVAADEDMIAAALFAEPPRAFCMIAEYDGAVAGFVLWFYTFSTFRGRHGIWIEDLYVRGHLRGQGVGRALLMSVARRCRDEKLGRLEWAVLNWNAPAIGFYEKVGAKLLQDWTICRLDGAALIDFGGKAGTS
- a CDS encoding catalase family peroxidase, yielding MRTKHLAMAASIIWLAGVNICQAEDQPVEVQIVNVLNKLFGVHPGFRANHAKGVVVEGHFKASPEAAKLSKAIIFNGKTIPVTVRFSDSGGLPSIPDGSPKASPHGIAIKYHLADGGDTDMVLNSLAFFPVATGADFRDLLLAIAASPADAPKPTKFEAFAKNHPSVPAALATVATPDSFADEHYFGIDAFVFTDKAGEKQAVRYIVAPEKLVHLTAAEAAKKPANFLMDELPQRLAHGPVTFHLEAQLAAPADQTKDPSKPWPADRRVVDLGVLTIDKAVPDSMAAQKKLLFLPGQLVDGIEKSDDPLIDVRDGAYAVSFSRRNP